CATAGATATGAAAACGGAAGTTAgaggatgatggtgtgtgtgtatagttcagTGCCAATGAGTGGCCTATTATAGTGTTTCACTAACATTGCCAATTCTTCAAGCAGGAGTAGTCTATTACTGTTAGAGAAACTGGCAACCTGTTAGGAAAAACTTGACCATAATGGATTAGTAGATCAGACTAAATCTAATACACTCTACTTTGGCATTGAGTACTTTTTCTTAGGTTCATTGTGCTTTGTCAACATGCACAGTTGTTATTTACATAAGAgggtaaaatttatatatttggaacTTTAACATCAATTGTTGTTTTTACTGCAAAAGACTGATGAGGTGGAGTGCATGATTGTATGTTTCAACTCCTGTTATGTAATTATTTCTGCAATTTGATGAAACATGTGTGTCCTATAAAGCTTTGAATACCATACCTGTTACCTGCATaattgtttatgtatacatacatatgtgtgtatatatatatatatttataatgatagGCCACTCATTGGCACTgaactatataaacatacatacacacacacacataccatcatcGTCTTctattggtgcaggcatggctgtgtggtaagaagcttgcttcccaactatatggttccagtttcagtcccactgcatagcaccttgggcaaggtcttctactatagccttggtccaaccaaagccttgtcagtagatttggtagacagaaactgaaagaagcccattgtatatatagatatgtgtgtgtctgtgtttgttcccccaccaccatcacttgacaaccgatgttggtgtgtttatgtccctgtaagttagcagttcagcaaaagaaaccaataaaataagtactaagcttacaaagaataattcctggagtctatttgttcgactagaggctacagtcaaatgactgaaacacgtaaaagaatacatatacagaTTGCTATATTGAACTAGGTCTGTTAAATCTACAAATCTGATCATTTTGTGTGGATTATTGGATAATGTTATATCCTGTTAACTTCTAATACTTCGACCACTTAGTTCGTCTTTTCGTTGGGACAGACTTATTTTagctgcagtgtgtgtgtgtgtatgtatgtgtgtttgcagctGCTGTACATTGTTGCTAAGTGATTAAAATTGTACTTACTCTAGGAATTCTGGTTTTTTCCTCATCAAGCTGCAGAACTCTGCATATCCAATACCATCCTCAATATCCATGTCTGCTTCATCCATTACCTGCAATTATCATACGAACCAATGCTAAGCCTCTACATGGTTTATCGTGGTGTCCAAAATAGCAGCACAAATGCCCTTATAGTCACGCTTGGTTGTTTTAAAGGTACACATAATTGATTAATGTAATTCCATATGTACTATACAGCAGTTGGCTGGTGGAATGCTGTGGTCTCTCTTGTAGGCCATGAAAACCAGATAATCAACTCATAGGTTGTCACGTTAAAAACACCCAACACAcagaagtggctggcattaggaagggcatcttagctgcagaaaccatgctaaaacatacaattggagcctggtgcagctctctggcttgccagcatggaaaatggatgttaagggatgatgatgatcatgaagatATTTACTTACTTTAATGCTCTATACTTGAAAGTGAGATGGTCATAGCTAGAATTATCTTTTGATCACAGATCTCAGCTCAGTTAGAACTGAACAACAGCTAGCAATAATACGAACTAACGAGGTATCAGCTGTCATGTGACACACTTTGGAATATACATGTGCCACTGTGGATAATATCGAGTAATGTTGTATAGTTACAATCATTATGATTTATTGTAGTCACATTCTATGatgtatgcataaaaaaaaagttgaaattaatattaaatttttaaaataaaaatattaaattaaaattaaatacaagACATTTCAAATTACTCACTTTGTCAATGAGAAACTCAATTTGTTCTTCAGACAAGATGTCGTCATCACATGGGTGGTTCATCTTGATTAAGCATAAGATTGCTTGTTCAATGTCACTTCGGGAAATTATTTTGTCATCATCGAAAtctgatttaaaaagaaatcagtgttttatatatatatgtttttttatcttctatttgtttcagctattagactgtggccatgctggggcaccactttggagaagttttagtcaaatgaattgacaacAGTATTTTTTTGGTTGTCAGATATTGTATTTCagaataatcatttttttttttgccaaataaacacatgcacgatctcttttgccgaaccgctgagtggtaagaagcatggttccggattcagtcccactgcgggacatcttgagcaagtgtcttctactatagcttcaggctgaccaaagccttgtgagtcgatttggtaggcggaaattgaaagaagaccgtcgtatatatgtgtatatatatatatatatatatatatatgtgtgtgtgtgtataagtttgtgtctgtgtttgtccccccaacatcgcttgacaaccgatggtggtgtgtttacgtccccgtaacttagcgattctgaaaagaaaccgatagaataagtattaagcttacaaagaatgtcctgaggtcgatttgcttgactaaaggcagtgctcctgcatggccacagtcaaatgcctgaaacaagtaaaagagtgatgaACCGATgcaaagattgataaaataagtgattacttgacaactggtgtggggTTGTTTACAAccccgtacgtatgtatgtatgtgtgtatgtgtgtgtgtgt
This genomic interval from Octopus sinensis unplaced genomic scaffold, ASM634580v1 Contig10345_ERROPOS145946+, whole genome shotgun sequence contains the following:
- the LOC115228342 gene encoding calcium and integrin-binding family member 2-like, producing MCRTYDFDDDKIISRSDIEQAILCLIKMNHPCDDDILSEEQIEFLIDKVMDEADMDIEDGIGYAEFCSLMRKKPEFLE